Proteins found in one Fusarium oxysporum Fo47 chromosome V, complete sequence genomic segment:
- a CDS encoding S-adenosyl-L-methionine-dependent methyltransferase yields the protein MTADTEPEKKQGGDDVADLKTAATATVTEGDRQAPTTDESALQAESEQDFPDDDSAIGDDAASSTASINSSIMAYRTENGRTYHAFRESINYVLPNDSSEQERLDLQHHLFTLTLGGKLYLSPIGDDKPLSRALDAGTGTGVWAIDFADAHPETQVIGIDLSPIQPNFLPTNLQFQVDDLEDEWTFSYNFDFIFARMMTGSIGDFPKFFTQSFNALSPGGWVECQDITFPAQCDDDTLKKDSYIDQWSNLMIEATNKFGRTAESAKFYKQQMIDAGFVNVTEVVYKWPTNRWPADPYYKELGFWCNHNIAGELSGLSMVLFTRGLGWSPEEVEVFLAKVRTDMKDRRIHAWWPIHVVYGQKPEAQV from the exons ATGACAGCTGATACAGAGcctgagaagaagcagggGGGCGATGATGTTGCGGATCTCAAGACCGCTGCGACTGCTACCGTGACTGAGGGGGATAGACAGGCGCCTACGACCGATGAGAGCGCGCTACAAGCTGAG AGTGAGCAGGATTTTCCTGATGACGATTCAGCGATCGGG GATGATGCTGCAAGCAGTACAGCGTCAATCAATTCAAGCATCATGGCCTATCGCACCGAGAACGGAAGAACATACCATGCTTTCAGAGAGTCCA TCAATTATGTACTCCCCAATGATTCG TCTGAGCAAGAACGTTTAG ATCTGCAACATCATTTGTTCACGCTCACCCTTGGCGGAAAGCTTTATCTTAGTCCGATTGGAGATGACAAGCCTTTGAGCCGCGCTCTTGATGCCGGAACAGGTACTGGCGTCTGGGCGATTGACTTTGCCGACGCTCACCCCGAAACACAG GTCATCGGCATTGATCTCAGTCCCATTCAACCCAACTT CCTCCCCACAAATCTCCAGTTCCAAGTCGACGACCTCGAAGACGAATGGACATTCTCCTACAACTTCGACTTTATCTTCGCCCGCATGATGACCGGTTCAATCGGTGACTTTCCCAAATTCTTCACCCAATCCTTCAACGCTCTGAGTCCCGGCGGATGGGTTGAATGCCAAGACATAACATTCCCCGCACAATGCGACGACGACACTCTCAAAAAGGATTCTTACATTGATCAGTGGTCCAATCTCATGATCGAAGCGACGAATAAATTCGGTCGCACGGCGGAGAGTGCGAAATTTTATAAGCAGCAGATGATTGATGCGGGGTTTGTGAATGTTACGGAGGTGGTTTATAAGTGGCCGACTAATAGATGGCCTGCTGATCCCTATTACAAGGAACTTG GCTTTTGGTGTAATCATAACATCGCTGGTGAGCTGTCGGGTCTTTCTATGGTGCTCTTCACGAGAGGGCTGGGGTGGAGTcctgaagaggttgaggtgTTTTTGGCAAAGGTTAGGACGGATATGAAGGACAGACGCATTCACGCTTGGTGGCCTAT ACATGTTGTTTATGGCCAAAAGCCCGAGGCCCAAGTATGA
- a CDS encoding cytochrome P450: MAAASLLHRLRDVFGDVRPSIAIAGLLVVFVTLWSALSTLRQYNRLREFKGPRLAALSKWWLIKKVGGGRAYLDFWEVTKQYGSIARVGPNDLLTDDPELMRHILNVRTEYRRSDWYDGMRFDPGNNNILSWRDEDEHFKLRSKMSAGYGGREVENLEPKIDKNILSFMNLLGQYADEKKPVDFGRRAQFFTLDVISDLAFGEPFGFLETDSDVYKYIQITEETLPAVMVTTVIPWLVKVLSSPLFKSLLPSEKDRLGFGKLMGIAKRVTAERFGPDKKVQKDMLGSFVAHGLTQKEAESEILLQIVAGSDTTATAIRSTMLHIITNPLVYSKLRAEITDTTFSEPIIPDSIGRDLPYLQAVIKEGLRIFPPVAGLMSKQVPPQGDTWKGKFIPGGTKIGYCAWGIFRREDIWGSDAGEFRPERWLESKGEKLREMENALELIFSYGRWQCLGRPVALMELNKVYVELLRRFDFAICDPTKPWTVFNCGIFSQSELMVRVHRRD, translated from the exons atggctgcagcttctcttcttcatcgtttGCGCGATGTTTTTGGTGATGTTCGTCCATCAATCGCAATCGCGGGGCTGCTTGTAGTCTTCGTGACACTCTGGTCTGCCCTCTCAACATTGCGACAGTACAACCGCCTCCGCGAATTTAAAGGCCCTCGCCTAGCAGCCCTCTCAAAATGGTGGCTAATCAAGAAAGTCGGCGGTGGAAGAGCATACCTCGACTTTTGGGAGGTCACTAAACAATACG GCTCAATTGCCCGAGTCGGACCCAACGATCTTCTCACCGACGACCCAGAACTAATGCGCCACATCCTCAACGTACGAACCGAGTATCGGCGATCAGATTGGTACGACGGCATGCGCTTCGATCCAGGAAACAACAACATTCTCTCGTGGCGCGACGAAGACGAGCATTTTAAGCTGCGCTCTAAAATGTCCGCTGGCTACGGCGGTCGCGAAGTGGAGAACCTCGAACCAAAGATTGATAAGAACATACTCTCCTTCATGAATCTCCTGGGACAATACGCAGATGAGAAAAAACCCGTTGATTTTGGGCGGCGCGCTCAGTTTTTTACACTAGATGTCATTTCGGACCTGGCGTTTGGTGAACCGTTTGGGTTTCTGGAGACGGATTCGGACGTGTACAAGTATATCCAGATCACGGAGGAGACGCTACCAGCTGTAATGGTCACAACGGTAATTCCGTGGCTGGTTAAGGTACTGAGTTCGCCGCTATTCAAAAGTCTTCTGCCGTCGGAGAAGGATAGGCTTGGGTTTGGAAAGTTGATGGG AATTGCGAAACGGGTTACGGCTGAGCGATTTGGGCCGGATAAGAAGGTTCAGAAAGATATGCTTGGGTCTTTTGTCGCTCATGGTCTTACGCAGAAAGAAGCAGAGTCTGAGATCTTGTTGCAGAT TGTCGCGGGCTCAGATACAACAGCTACAGCCATTCGCTCGACCATGCTTCACATCATAACCAACCCCCTCGTATACTCCAAACTCCGCGCTGAAATCACCGACACAACATTCTCAGAACCTATTATTCCCGACTCAATCGGTCGAGATCTTCCATACCTCCAAGCCGTCATAAAAGAAGGTCTTCGCATCTTCCCCCCCGTCGCAGGTCTTATGTCCAAACAAGTCCCTCCGCAAGGCGACACCTGGAAAGGAAAATTCATCCCTGGTGGTACTAAAATCGGATACTGCGCCTGGGGAATTTTCCGCCGTGAGGATATCTGGGGTTCAGATGCAGGAGAGTTTCGACCGGAGAGATGGTTGGAGAGTAAGGGTGAGAAGTTGAGGGAGATGGAGAATGCGCTGGAGTTGATCTTTAGTTATGGACGGTGGCAGTGTTTGGGGAGACCTGTTGCTTTGATGGAGTTGAACAAGGTCTATGTTGAG TTGCTGAGACGGTTTGACTTTGCGATTTGTGATCCTACGAAGCCCTGGACTGTGTTTAACTGTGGTATTTTCTCGCAGTCTGAGCTCATGGTTCGCGTTCATCGCAGAGACTGA
- a CDS encoding phosphate transporter: MVLHQYDYIFAIGTIFSFLDAWNIGANDVANSWATSVSSRSISYIQAMTLGSILEFAGSVGVGARVADTIRTKVVDIDQFESDPALLMLGMMCAIVSSSLYLTFCTRIGLPVSTTHSIMGGVIGMGIALVGADGIHWAEFDKGISSGVVSVFLAWIIAPGLSGAFAAIIFLITKYGVMLRSKPVWKGLFLTPVYFGITASLLTMLIVWKGGSIKVTFNDAETAGMIIGVGAAWALLITIFLVPWLYRLVICDDWELRWWNIFQGPLLLRRPPPPAQPEGAAGGIKDFYEGHLTREELDSLRRAGRNGSDEFERAQDQASNEGKEATTENKKASSEGTPDIEERVEPKAPRSLVGPKPDGNWFSGAVLFWYLKKAFLSGVDQDIIAMQKKKSMLTGDLDEIHAHVAHYDNRAEYLYTFMQVMTACTASFTHGANDVANAIGPYATIYQIWRTGGLEGSKSSVPVWILCFGGAGIALGIWTYGYNIMRNLGNRLTLHSPSRGFSMELGAAITIILATRLKLPVSTTQCITGATVGVGLCSGTWRSINWRMVAWIYMGWIITLPIAGVISGVICGIIINAPRWGYSG, from the exons ATGGTGCTTCATCAGTATGATTACATCTTTGCCATAGGCACCATCTTTTCGTTCCTTGATGCCTGGAACATCG GTGCCAACGATGTCGCCAACTCATGGGCTACATCGGTCTCATCCCGATCCATCAGCTACATCCAGGCCATGACCCTCGGCTCCATCCTCGAATTCGCTGGCTCCGTCGGTGTCGGCGCCCGTGTTGCCGACACCATCCGCACCAAGGTCGTCGACATTGACCAGTTCGAGTCCGACCCTGCTCTTCTCATGCTCGGTATGATGTGCGCCATCGTCTCCTCCTCGCTGTACCTCACCTTCTGTACTCGCATCGGTCTCCCCGTCTCGACGACTCACTCCATCATGGGTGGCGTTATCGGTATGGGTATTGCGCTTGTCGGTGCTGATGGTATTCACTGGGCTGAGTTCGATAAGGGTATTAGCTCTGGTGTCGTTTCGGTCTTTCTCGCTTGGATTATTGCTCCTGGTTTGTCGGGTGCTTTTGCTGCTATCATCTTCCTTATTACCAAGTATGGTGTTATGCTGCGAAGCAAGCCTGTGTGGAAGGGCCTTTTCCTTACTCCCGTCTACTTCGGTATCACTGCTTCTCTCCTGACCATGCTTATCGTCTGGAAGGGTGGTAGCATCAAGGTCACTTTCAACGATGCTGAGACTGCTGGTATGATCATCGGCGTCGGTGCCGCTTgggctcttctcatcactaTCTTCCTTGTCCCTTGGCTCTACCGCCTCGTCATCTGTGATGACTGGGAGCTTCGCTGGTGGAACATCTTCCAGGGTCCCCTTCTTCTCCGtcgccctcctcctcccgcTCAGCCTGAGGGTGCTGCTGGTGGTATCAAGGATTTCTACGAGGGTCACCTTACCCGCGAGGAGCTCGATAGCCTCCGTCGTGCCGGCCGCAATGGCAGCGATGAGTTTGAGCGCGCTCAAGACCAGGCTAGTAACGAGGGTAAGGAGGCTACCaccgagaacaagaaggccTCCTCCGAGGGTACTCCTGACATTGAGGAGCGCGTTGAGCCCAAGGCCCCTCGCAGTCTCGTCGGCCCCAAGCCTGATGGAAATTGGTTCAGCGGTGCTGTTCTCTTCTGGTATCTCAAGAAGGCTTTCCTCTCTGGTGTTGACCAGGATATCATCGCcatgcagaagaagaagagcatgCTTACCGGTGACCTGGATGAGATCCACGCTCATGTCGCTCACTACGACAACCGCGCTGAGTACCTCTACACCTTTATGCAAGTCATGACTGCTTGTACCGCTTCTTTCACCCACGGTGCCAACGATGTCGCCAACGCTATTGGTCCTTACGCTACTATCTACCAGATCTGGCGAACTGGTGGTCTTGAGGGTAGCAAGTCTTCTGTCCCTGTTTGGATTCT CTGCTTCGGTGGTGCTGGTATCGCTCTTGGTATCTGGACTTATGGATACAACATCATGCGCAACCTTGGTAACCGTCTCACTCTCCACTCTCCTTCTCGAGGTTTCTCCATGGAGTTGGGTGCCGCTATCACGATCATCCTTGCCACCCGTCTTA AGCTCCCTGTCTCTACCACTCAGTGCATTACTGGTGCCACcgttggtgttggtctcTGCTCTGGTACTTGGCGCTCTATCAACTGGCGCATGGTTGCTTGGATCTACATGGGCTGGATCATCACTCTCCCCATCGCTGGTGTCATCTCTGGCGTCATCTGTggtatcatcatcaacgctCCTCGCTGGGGTTACTCTGGCTAA
- a CDS encoding D-isomer specific 2-hydroxyacid dehydrogenase, protein MLPIMRSSPRIGIRTYTSHSLQTPLSRRFISYTYKLPAMKLLYPTSLKLDVQSLEGFSVDLFPYDVKKTIPEEHVDAEILVTWTNTPENLKDAAKRLTKLQWIQSLAAGPNDVLGAGFDASKIKITTGSGLHDHTVAEHALGLLLNAARRFYEMRDYQLQGKWPGHLGGPQPDRPKNAFTTLRDARVLIWGFGNIAKTLTPQLIGLGADVRGIARRKGVRNGIEVYSEDDLDTLLPETDALVMILPGSDSTRHVLNAQRLKQLPNHAWVVNVGRGTSVDEDALVDALEKGEIGGAALDVFETEPLPEPSRIWKAPNTIVSPHAAGGRPQGAEGLIADNLRRFRAKQELKNLI, encoded by the coding sequence ATGTTGCCCATCATGCGCTCATCTCCACGCATCGGCATCCGTACATATACCTCCCACTCCCTGCAAACTCCTCTCTCACGTAGATTCATCTCATACACTTACAAACTGCCCGCCATGAAGCTCCTCTACCCAACATCCCTCAAACTCGACGTCCAGAGCCTCGAGGGCTTCTCCGTCGACCTCTTCCCCTACGACGTAAAGAAGACCATCCCCGAAGAGCACGTTGATGCCGAGATCCTCGTCACCTGGACAAACACACCCGAGAACCTAAAAGACGCCGCAAAGCGCCTCACAAAGCTCCAATGGATCCAATCCCTCGCCGCTGGGCCAAATGATGTTCTGGGTGCTGGTTTTGACGCCTCCAAGATTAAAATCACAACGGGCTCGGGACTGCACGATCACACTGTCGCTGAGCATGCGCTGGGTCTGCTGCTCAACGCCGCGCGCCGCTTCTACGAGATGCGCGATTATCAACTCCAGGGAAAATGGCCCGGCCATTTGGGCGGTCCTCAGCCCGATAGACCCAAGAACGCATTCACTACACTGCGCGATGCTCGTGTTCTCATCTGGGGCTTCGGCAATATTGCAAAGACCCTCACCCCGCAGCTCATCGGCCTCGGCGCCGACGTTCGGGGCATTGCGCGCCGAAAGGGCGTCCGCAACGGAATTGAAGTCTACAGCGAAGACGATCTCGACACACTCCTCCCCGAGACTGACGCGCTCGTCATGATTCTCCCTGGCTCTGACTCCACGCGCCATGTTCTCAACGCTCAGCGCCTGAAGCAATTGCCCAACCACGCGTGGGTCGTCAACGTGGGGCGCGGTACAtctgttgatgaggatgctcttgttgatgcgcttgagaagggagagatTGGCGGTGCGGCGCTGGATGTGTTTGAGACTGAGCCGCTTCCTGAGCCGAGTAGGATCTGGAAGGCTCCTAATACTATTGTGTCGCCGCATGCGGCTGGTGGAAGACCTCAGGGTGCGGAGGGGCTTATCGCTGATAACCTAAGACGGTTTAGGGCGAAGCAGGAGTTGAAGAACCTCATTTAA
- a CDS encoding cadmium resistance transporter-domain-containing protein: MGLDFGQAIGTACATFAITNVDDIFVLVAFFAEAMTSRSLTPVKIAIGQYVGFTVIVAVSMIGFGASLLIPAEPIGFLGLLPILLGMWWILSYIFSKGEDEEESLDQELTTTDGFKSVFKVASITVMNGADNISTYIPLFAEAKAGELAIYIVVYYIMLGVWCFAAYLIMRQKHILHIAQKYARRLVPFLYVGLGIFIIVNSECYPWAIEEIDDDIASHPGKIVMGVTTAGLLAICISAMLWRKLGQRSEEVLVDDASSAVDGQRGSQEGGRDTEQEVGEQSEVIRDAGYNDGSTNKAGAQVNNVPVDVPREGGSAV; encoded by the exons atgggtCTTGACTTTGGTCAGGCGATTGGCACAGCTTGTGCGACattcgccatcaccaacgtTGACGACATTTTTGTTCTCGTCGCGTTCTTCGCCGAGGCTATGACTAGTCGATCGCTCACGCCTGTCAAGATCGCTATCGGACAATATGTCGGGTTTACAGTCATTGTCGCCGTGAGCATGATTGGCTTTGGCGCGTCGCTACTCATTCCTGCCGAACCAATTGGATTTCTCGGTCTGTTGCCAATATTGCTGGGTATGTGGTGGATTCTGAGTTATATCTTTAGCaagggtgaggatgaggaggagtCTCTGGATCAAGAGTTGACAACTACCGATGGGTTCAAGAGTGTCTTCAAGGTCGCTTCCATCACTGTCATGAATGGCGCCGACAATATCAGCACGTATATTCCTCTCTTTGCAGAAGCGAAAGCTGGAGAGCTGGCGATATATATAGTCGTTTACTACATCATGCTTGGCGTATGGTGTTTCGCTGCGTATCTCATCATGCGGCAAAAGCATATTCTACACATTGCTCAGAAATATGCCCGCAGGTTGGTGCCGTTCCTCTATGTTGGTCTCGGAATCTTCATCATTGTCAACTCGGAGTGTTATCCCTGGGCTATTGAGGAGATTGACGATGACATTGCTTCACATCCCGGCAAGATTGTCATGGGAGTAACGACGGCTGGTCTTTTGGCGATCTGCATTAGCGCTATGCTTTGGAGGAAGTTGGGCCAGAGGTCGGAGGAAGTTCTAGTAGATGATGCATCGTCTGCTGTCGATGGTCAACGAGGATCACAGGAAGGAGGACGAGACACGGAACAAGAGGTTGGAGAGCAATCTGAAGTCATCAGAGACGCAG GCTACAACGATGGTTCTACGAACAAGGCCGGAGCGCAAGTCAATAATGTCCCCGTTGACGTTCCCAGGGAGGGAGGCTCGGCGGTATAA
- a CDS encoding trimeric LpxA-like protein has translation MVYKLATKKKVLSFNDESIPDGSTLASLKSRRMEVAKEMFGKLGQDVTIEPPFFLLWGCNIFIGNGVYMNREVSIHDNALVTIGDGVLIGPGVCICPGTHAADMHSRREAQGTSFALPIRLEADCWIGARATILPGVTIGRGATVAAGAVVIKDVEAETLVGGVPARFIRSLKSAST, from the exons ATGGTTTACAAATTAGCTACAAAAAAGAAAGTGCTCTCTTTCAACGATGAGAGTATTCCTGACGGTAGCACCCTCGCATCATTAAAATCAAGACGTATGGAGGTAGCAAAAGAGATGTTTGGAAAACTAGGCCAAGACGTCACCATCGAGCCCcccttctttctcctctgGGGCTGCAACATATTCATCGGAAACGGCGTCTACATGAACCGAGA GGTATCAATCCACGACAACGCCCTTGTTACTATAGGAGACGGTGTACTCATAGGTCCCGGAGTTTGTATCTGTCCAGGTACTCACGCCGCGGATATGCACAGCAGAAGAGAAGCGCAGGGTACATCGTTTGCGCTGCCGATTCGTTTAGAGGCGGATTGTTGGATAGGGGCTCGAGCTACGATCTTACCGGGTGTTACTATAGGGAGAGGAGCGACTGTTGCGGCAGGGGCGGTTGTTatcaaggatgttgaggcgGAGACGTTGGTGGGAGGAGTTCCGGCGAGGTTTATTCGGAGTTTGAAGAGTGCGTCGACATGA
- a CDS encoding uncharacterized protein (expressed protein), translating to MEKLLNKVLYGSSSPQGSSSNGSQVFTIRPHPQDDNLLFILPSNAPKESPPLYTIYKRPSSSTLLMHRGPAAPENIIASATMHLSTSRIDVSVFNQPMVIKNSSMTGSWGFHTHMGKFKWKVNQMTGTGFELYDQNGSKVAKYGSAGWTRFGEKEVSVYVQGDEFFVVMVLFSAVVSKELKKIIDEVVGEVAGAVAGA from the coding sequence ATGGAGAAACTACTCAATAAAGTCTTATACGGATCATCCAGCCCCCAAGGCTCCTCTTCCAATGGTTCCCAAGTATTCACCATCCGTCCACACCCCCAAGATGACAAccttctcttcatcctccccTCCAACGCACCAAAAGAATCTCCTCCCCTGTACACAATCTACAAACGTCCCAGCAGCTCAACCCTCCTAATGCACCGCGGCCCAGCCGCCCCCGAAAACATAATAGCATCAGCGACAATGCATCTCAGCACATCACGCATCGACGTGTCGGTGTTTAACCAACCAATGGTGATCAAGAACAGCAGCATGACAGGGAGTTGGGGGTTTCATACACACATGGGCAAGTTCAAGTGGAAGGTTAATCAGATGACTGGCACGGGGTTCGAGTTGTATGATCAGAATGGGAGTAAGGTGGCCAAGTATGGGAGTGCGGGCTGGACGAGGTTTGGGGAGAAGGAGGTTAGTGTTTATGTGCAGGGGGATGAGTTCTTTGTGGTTATGGTGTTGTTTTCGGCGGTGGTGTCgaaggagttgaagaagatcattgatgaggttgttggGGAGGTTGCGGGTGCGGTGGCGGGTGCATAG